In Rickettsiella endosymbiont of Aleochara curtula, one genomic interval encodes:
- the ctaD gene encoding cytochrome c oxidase subunit I, which translates to MEHTLDLEHPAPQGFLAFIKRWLFTTNHKEIGTLYLLFSLLMFFIGGVFALLIRAELFQPGARLLNPEFFNQMTTLHGLVMLFLAIMPAFSGFANWMIPLMIGAPDMAMPRMNNWAFWILPVAAILLFSTLFMDGSAPNFGWTMYAPLSTTYGPASTDYLILAIHLMGLSSLMGAINIIVTILNLRTPGMTMMKMPIFCWSWFVTAFLLIGVMPVLAAAVTMMLMDRHFATSFFSAAGGGDPLLYQHLFWFFGHPEVYIIILPAFGIISQIIPTFSRKKLFGYRFMVYALLAIAFLSFIVWVHHMFVTGVPLAAELFFMYTTMLIAVPTGVKVFNWVTTMYRGAISFETPMLFALAFVILFTIGGFSGVMLSMVPADFQYQDTYFVVAHFHYVLVPGALFGAIAGTYFWLPKMTGVMYKERLGQCHFWLSVIGVNLTFFPMHFLGLAGMPRRVADYSLQFANFNMIASLGAFLFGFAQLFFLYIIIQAMRGKGKKATAQVWEGAEGLEWTLSSPPPLHSFTTPPKFE; encoded by the coding sequence ATGGAACACACACTTGATTTGGAACATCCGGCTCCTCAAGGTTTTTTAGCCTTCATTAAACGTTGGCTGTTCACAACCAATCATAAAGAAATTGGAACATTGTATCTTCTTTTTAGTTTACTCATGTTTTTTATCGGTGGAGTCTTTGCTTTATTAATCCGCGCAGAATTATTTCAACCGGGAGCGCGTTTACTTAATCCAGAGTTTTTTAATCAAATGACGACACTACATGGACTAGTGATGTTATTTCTTGCCATCATGCCAGCTTTTTCTGGTTTTGCGAACTGGATGATCCCATTAATGATAGGCGCGCCTGATATGGCCATGCCGCGCATGAATAATTGGGCATTTTGGATCTTACCTGTTGCGGCCATTTTACTTTTTAGCACTTTATTTATGGATGGTTCAGCACCTAATTTTGGTTGGACGATGTATGCTCCCCTATCCACTACTTACGGACCCGCCAGCACCGATTATTTAATTCTTGCGATCCATTTAATGGGACTTTCTTCATTAATGGGCGCTATTAACATTATTGTCACGATACTCAATCTTCGAACTCCTGGTATGACGATGATGAAAATGCCGATATTTTGTTGGAGTTGGTTTGTGACAGCCTTTTTACTTATCGGTGTGATGCCCGTTTTAGCGGCTGCGGTGACGATGATGCTCATGGATAGACATTTTGCTACGAGTTTTTTTAGTGCTGCGGGCGGAGGCGATCCATTGCTCTATCAACATCTCTTTTGGTTTTTTGGGCACCCTGAAGTTTATATTATTATTCTTCCGGCTTTTGGTATTATCTCGCAAATTATTCCCACGTTTAGCCGTAAAAAACTTTTCGGTTATCGATTTATGGTGTATGCGCTGTTGGCCATTGCTTTCTTATCTTTTATTGTGTGGGTACATCATATGTTTGTAACCGGTGTGCCTTTAGCGGCTGAGTTATTTTTTATGTACACCACGATGCTGATTGCTGTTCCCACCGGAGTTAAAGTTTTCAATTGGGTAACAACCATGTATCGAGGCGCGATAAGTTTTGAAACCCCGATGTTATTTGCTTTAGCATTTGTTATTTTATTTACCATCGGTGGTTTTTCAGGGGTTATGTTATCCATGGTTCCAGCGGATTTTCAATATCAAGACACCTATTTCGTGGTCGCACACTTTCATTATGTCTTAGTCCCAGGTGCCTTATTTGGCGCTATTGCTGGAACTTATTTTTGGTTACCTAAAATGACCGGTGTTATGTACAAGGAGCGCTTAGGTCAATGTCATTTCTGGCTGTCGGTTATCGGCGTCAATCTGACATTTTTCCCGATGCATTTTTTAGGCCTAGCCGGTATGCCAAGGCGAGTAGCCGATTACTCATTACAATTTGCAAACTTTAATATGATTGCCAGTTTAGGCGCTTTTTTGTTTGGCTTCGCCCAATTATTTTTTCTGTATATTATTATTCAAGCCATGCGTGGAAAAGGAAAAAAAGCCACTGCTCAGGTTTGGGAAGGCGCAGAAGGATTAGAATGGACGTTAAGCTCACCTCCTCCTTTACATAGTTTTACTACACCGCCCAAATTTGAGTAA
- a CDS encoding cytochrome c oxidase assembly protein — translation MTIKIGKLSNKKILIMLGFTTIGMFGFGFAMIPLYNVLCKNLGINGKTDKNAYITSNEVDLTRSIRVEFMTNNNNYLPWDFYPRLQHIQLHPGENILIYFAAKNNSNHPMTVQAIPSVSPGLAARYLKKTECFCFTQQTFNPGQQRDMPVLFHIDQHLPKNINTITLAYTLFDTSGLKHAKIAPQTFGHIPI, via the coding sequence ATGACAATTAAAATAGGAAAATTATCAAATAAAAAAATTTTAATCATGCTGGGGTTTACAACGATAGGTATGTTTGGATTTGGTTTTGCTATGATTCCACTTTATAACGTACTTTGTAAAAATTTAGGCATTAATGGAAAAACCGATAAAAATGCTTATATAACTTCGAATGAAGTTGATTTGACACGGAGTATTCGTGTGGAATTTATGACCAATAACAACAACTATCTTCCCTGGGATTTTTACCCTAGGCTTCAGCATATACAATTACATCCCGGCGAAAATATTTTGATTTACTTTGCAGCTAAAAATAATTCAAATCACCCGATGACGGTACAAGCAATTCCCAGTGTTTCTCCAGGATTAGCCGCACGTTATTTAAAAAAAACTGAATGTTTTTGCTTTACTCAACAAACGTTTAATCCAGGCCAACAACGAGATATGCCCGTTTTATTTCATATTGATCAACATTTACCCAAAAATATTAATACCATTACTTTAGCCTATACCTTATTCGACACTAGCGGTTTAAAACATGCAAAAATAGCACCGCAAACTTTTGGACATATTCCAATTTGA